The following DNA comes from Sulfuriferula thiophila.
AGCCATCCAGAATATCTCCATCGCTCCAGCCATGCGCTCTCAGATCGGCAATGTCAGCCTTATTTACGGATAAGGAATCCGCAGTGGCTTTGACGACGAACAGCAACATGGCTTTATCCTTATCGGATAGTGGTGCATCGTGCGGGTTGTTTTTGGTAGCGGCGATTTGTTCAAGGCTTAAGCCACCCATGTTGATGAGCAAGGCTTCATTAAAGCCGACGCAATATTCGCAGTGTGTCTCTATCGAAACCAGCATGCGTATCATCGCCAGCAGGTTGAAACTCAAACTCGGGTGCTGCATGTAATAGCCGATGCTTTGCCAGTGGCTGGCTAATTGCGCCGGGCTGCTACTATAGGCTTGCAAGGCGTTGGGTACTGAACCGAATGCTGCGGCTATCTGGTCATAAATTTCCTTGACCTGACCTTGGGCATTTTCCGGTGTGACTGTGTTGAGTAATGGCATTGCTTTCTCCTTGAAAAAATATACCAACCATTTGGTATCTTATGAAACGATACTGTTCTCATATGAAAACAATATTACAACAACCAGATGCTTCAGCTATCCGGTTAAAACTATTTCATCAAACTTTGTACGTAGCCATGCAGCTGGGTCATGCACATGGAAAATGCGGCAGGGCATTGTTTGTTTTTGGCGATACTGAAACAGCCTTCCCATGCTGAGACGATAAACAGAGCGGCGGCCTGGCAATTAACAGTCGTTTTGATCACATCATGGGCTTGCCCATGCTCCAGCGCATTGCGTATCGATTGTTGCCAGGTTTCCAGTATGGCGTTCAGGTGATGGCGGAACTGTTCATCCAGCGGGCTCATCTCCTGCATCAGGTTATTCAGCGGACAGCCGAGCATGATGCCATCGTCACCCATGTATTTGTCCACCCCGGCAATAATTTCCAGTAGCGTCGCCACCGGATGTTCACTGCTGCGTAACTGTTCAAATACCAGACCGTCGAGCTGCGGGGCTATGATTTCATCAATGATGGCCAGCCCCAGCGCGTGCTTGGTGGGGAAGTGGTGATACAGCGCACCCTTGGTCAACTCGGTAGATTCAAGAATGTTGGCGATACTGGCACCCTGGAAACCTTGTCTATGGATTTCACAGAAGGCGGAAGCCAGTAGTTTTTCTCTGGTGACATCCTGTTGTCTGATTTTGGCTGAAGCGTTCATGGTTTAATTAGATACCGACCGGTATGGCTGTGTCAAGAGGTGGTGTAAAAAAGATTAAAAATATTGAATATGGGTAGTTTTGATCGGTTGCGCGGCAAACCTCGCCGTTCAGGACGGGGTCAAGAGCGCGGACGGCAAAGCCGTCCGGTTTGGTGCATTTAGTGAGGTGTCTGCTGCTGCTCGATGTACTGGCGGATAACTGCAATGGGCGCGCCGCCACAGCTACCGGCGAAGTAGGACGGCGACCACAACGCGCCGCCCCATAGTTTTTTACGGATGCTCGGGTAATTCTTCTTCCGAATCATTCGACTGGACACCCCTTTGAGGCTATTCACCAGCACCGATACCGCCAGCTTAGGCGGATAGTTCACCAGGAGATGTACGTGGTCATCCTCGCCGTCGAACTCCATCAATTCCGCTTCAAAGTCCATGCAGACGCTGGCGAACATCGGGCGCAGGTCGTCAAGAATTTCTTTTGTGAAGACTTCACGGCGGCATTTCGTTACAAAGACCAAATGCACATGCATGAGAAAAATGCAGTGTCTTCCATGGCGAATGTCGTTGTCATTACTCATAGACCAAACTATAATTGAACTATGCAACGCTTACAAGCCTACAAATACGAACTGATACCAGATGGCGCGCAAGAGCGCGATATGCGCCGCTTCGCTGGGTCGTGCCGGTTCGTCTACAACAAGGCGTTGGCGATGCAAAAAGAAAATCACGAAGCTGGAAACAAGTTCATCGGCTACGTCGCCATGGCGAAGCACTTGACCGGGTGGCGCAATGGCGCGCAAACGCCGTGGCTGAAAGACGCGCCCTGTCACCCATTGCAGCATGCCTTGAAAGATTTGGAGAAAGCATACAAAAACTTCTTCGCCAAACGCGCCGACATTCCGCGCTTCAAGCGTAAGGGCGGCGGCGAAGCTTTCCGCTACCCAGACCCGAAACAGATCAAACTCGATCAGGCCAACAACCGCCTCTTTCTTCCCAAGCTCGGTTGGCTGCGTTACCGCAACAGCCGCGACGTACTGGGCGAGGTGCGCAACGTCACCGTGAGCCAGTCGAGCGGCAAGTGGTTTGCGTCAATTCAGACGCAACGCGAAGTCGAACAGCCGCTGCCCACCGTGACGACGGCCATCGGTATCGATGTCGGCATTGCCCGGTTCGCCACGATGAGCGACGATAGCTTCATCGCGCCGCTTAACAGCTTTAAGAAGCATCAGCAACGCCTTGTGCGCTACCAGCGCCGCATGAGCCGCAAGGTCAAATTCAGCAACAACTGGAAGAAGGCGAAAGCCCGCGTCCAGAAGAATCACACCGGCATCGCCAATGCCCGCAAAGACTTCCTGCACAAAACCACAACGACGATCAGCCAAAACCACGCGCTCGTCTGTATTGAGGATTTGCAGGTACGGAACATGTCCAGGTCTTCCAAGGGCAGCAAAGAACAGCACGGCAAGATGGTGAAGCAGAAGTCCGGCCTGAACCGTGCCATTCTCGACCAGGGCTGGGGCGAGTTCAGGCGGCAGCTCGACTACAAGGTGTCGTGGAGCGGCGGCATGCTGCTGGCCGTGCCACCGCACAACACCAGTCGCACTTGCCCGTGCTGCGGTCACGTATCAAAAGACAATCGGCAAACACAAGCAAAATTCTTGTGCGTCGATTGCGGTTACGAAAATCACGCCGATGTCGTCGGCGCGATCAATGTGTTAGAGCGGGGATACCGCTTGTTAGCCTGTGGAGAGATGGCGCAGTCAGGTCGCTCTGCGAAGCAGGAACCCGCCGAAGCGACTCAAGCAGTCTTGGTTTGAGCGCCGTAGGAATCCCCGCCCTTTAGGGCGGGGAGGATGTCAATTGTATTAGAATCCGCAATGGCTTGCGATCAGACCCCGCCGGCAAAGCCATTCTGGCGCCAAGCTTCAAACACGACGATGGCGACGGTGTTGGATAAATTCAGGCTGCGGCTACTGGGCATCATCGGTAAGCGGATGCGTTGCTCGGTATTGAATTCGGCCAGTATCTCAGCAGGAAGGCCGCGTGTTTCGGGGCCGAACAGCAGCACATCGTTGGGCTGGAATGCACAGTCGGCAATGCTGCTGGAACCTTTGGTGGTGAGCGCAAAAATGCGACGATCGCCAAGATGCTGGCGGCAAGTTGTCCAATCCGGGTGGATGTGGAGACTGGCATATTCGTGGTAATCTAGTCCGGCTCGGCGTAATTGTTTGTCTTCGAGCGTAAAGCCTAGCGGTTCGACCAGATGCAAGGTACAGCCGGTATTGGCAGCAAGACGAATGACGTTACCCGTATTAGGTGGAATTTCAGGTTGAAAAAGCACGATATGGAACATATATTGAGGGCTGTTTGCTGGAAATGCGTTATTAAACCGCCAAGCCGGATAATACGCAAAGTGAATTTCGAGTAAGTTTGCCGGATGTCGGGCACCTGGTTATACAAATGATAAAAGAGGCATCGCATGGTTCCACATTTAACAACCGCATTAACTGGCCCGTTGCTGGAGCTGGAGCGTCATGTTTTAGCGTCAACGCCCAAAATCGAACGCTGGTTCCGCTCGCAGTGGCAGGAGCATGAAGCGCCGTTTTATACCTCGGTAGATTTGCGCAACAGCGGCTTCAAGCTGGCGCCGGTTGATACCAATCTGTTTCCCGGCGGGTTTAATAACCTGAATGCGGACTTCATTCCGCTGGCGGTACAGGCGGCAATGAGCGCAGTCGAGAAAATCTGCCCTGATGCACAAAGCTTGCTGTTGATTCCTGAAAATCACACCCGCAATCTGTTCTATCTGCAAAATGTGGCGCGGCTCGCCAGTATTCTGCGCCAGACAGGTCTGGAAGTTCGCATCGGCAGCCTGATTCCGGATTTGACCGAGCCTTTGGTGCTGGCGCTGGCGGAAGGCGAAACCTTGACGCTGGAGCCGGTGATACGCCGTGGCAACCGCGTAGGCTTGAGCGATTATGATCCGTGTGCGATCTTGCTGAATAATGATCTGTCAGCCGGTGTGCCGGAAATTTTGAAGAATATCGAACAATCCTTGCTGCCGCCGCTGCATGCCGGCTGGCACGTACGCCGTAAATCGCACCACTTCTCCGCATATAACCAGGTGGCACTGGAATTTGCCGAGCTGATCGACATTGATCCGTGGCTGATTAATCCGTATTTTGCCACGTGCGGCGAAATTGATTTCCAGGCGCGGCAAGGTGAAGAGTGCCTGGAAAAACACGTTACTTTCATGCTGGAAAAAATTCGCCTCAAATATGAGGAATACAACATTGATGCCGCACCGTTCGTGATTGTGAAGGCAGATGCCGGTACATACGGCATGGGCATCATGACCGTAAAAGACCCGTCGGAAGTGCGCGATCTCAACCGTAAACAGCGCAACAAGATGGCGGTAGGCAAAGAGGGTTTGCAGGTGTCCGAAGTGATCATTCAGGAAGGTGTCTATACGTTTGAAAGCATAGACGATGCGATTGCTGAGCCAGTGGTGTATATGATGGATCACTTTGTGGTCGGTGGTTTTTATCGCGTGCATACCGGGCGAGGTATTGACGAGAATCTCAACGCGCCGGGCATGCATTTTGTGCCTTTGGCATTCGAAACACCATGCTGTACGCCGGATCAGCAAGCTAACCCGGATTCTGTGCCGAACCGTTTCTATACCTATGGCGTGGTTGCGCGGCTGGCAATGCTGGCTGCTTCGATTGAGTTAGAACGTACAAGGCCAATAGCATGAAAATAGCTTTTATAATTGACCCCGTCAGCCAGCTTAAAGCCTATAAAGACAGCAGCGTAGCCATGATGCGCGAGGCGGCTGCACGCGGGCATACGCTGCATGTGTTGCGGCAGGAGGACATGCTGCTGCATGATCAGCAAGTGCTGGCGCTGGCAAAACCCCTGCATCTGCTACATGATGCCGAACACTGGTATAGCCTGGGCACGGTGGAGAAAATCGCGCTGCACCAGTTCGATGCGGTGATCATGCGCAAAGATCCGCCGTTTGATACCGAATATTTGTACAGCACGCATTTGCTCGAGCTGGCGACAGTGCAGGGCGCGCGGGTGTTTAACCGCCCCTCGGCATTGCGTGATTTTAACGAGAAGCTCGCCATTGCGCGTTTTCCGCAATTTACGGCACCGACGCTGGTCAGTTGCCGGGCTGAAGTGATCAAGGCATTTTTGCACGAGCATGGCGATATTATCTTGAAACCGCTGGATGCAATGGGTGGTTCGGAGATATTCCGGGTGCGTAGCGGCGAGGTCAATCTTAACGTCATTATTGAAACACTGACCCGGTTGGGGCGGCGTACGATCATGGCGCAACGCTATATCCCGGAAATCAGCGCAGGCGACAAACGCATATTGCTGATTGACGGCGTGCCTGTGCCTTATGCACTGGCACGGATTCCTGCTGAAGGCGAAACGCGTGGCAATCTGGCCGCAGGCGGACGTGGCGTGGCTCAGCCTCTGTCAGCGCGCGATCTGGAAATCGCCACCACTATCGGCGCTGTCTTGCGTGAGCTGGGACTGTTCCTGGTAGGGCTGGATGTGATCGGTGATTATCTTACCGAAATCAATGTTACCAGCCCAACGGGTTTTGTCGAGATCTCGTTGCAGACTGATTGCAATGTGGCGGCGCTGTTCATCGATGCGCTGGAGCAGCGATGCCGCTAACCCGGCTACGCTGGGTGCTGTTGCTGGTTGTGCTGTTGCTTGCGGGTTGTGGCAAGCCGGCGCTGTACAGTCAGGAAAGTTATGTGTTTGGTACCCGGGTCGAAGTCAGCATCTACGGCGAACCCGAAGACAAGGCGCGGCGCGTGACGGCGCAGGTGTTGCGTGATTTCGACCAGATGCACCATAGCTTGCATGCCTGGGAGCCGGGCACGCTGGCACGGATGAACCAGATATTCAGCCTCAGCCCTGCGCAGGCCGCTATTGCGCCGGGCATGATCCCGGTCATTCGTGATGCCACGCAGTATTCGATACAGTCGGGCGGGTTGTTCAATCCGGCCATCGGCAATCTGATCCATCTGTGGGGATTCCAGTCCGATCATTTCGAAGCGAAATTGCCTGACCCGGCGGCCATACAGGCACTGGTAAAAGCCAATCCGCAAATGCAGGACATCGTGGTCAACGGCATCATGTTCCATAGCAACAATCCGGCAGTACGGCTGGATCTGGGGGGCTACGCCAAAGGCTATGCGCTGGATCTGGCTGCAGCCTACTTACGCTCGCAAGGTGTGCACAATGCGCTCATCAATATCGGCGGCAATATCATGGCGCTGGGCAAACATGGCGATCGAGCCTGGCGCGTCGGCATCCAGCATCCGCGCAAACCCGGCCCGATTGCAACGCTGGATCTGCGCGATGGTGAGGCGATAGGTACTTCAGGAGATTATCAGCGCTTCTTTGAGCTGGACGGCAAACGCTATTGCCATATCATCGATCCGCGTACCGGCTGGCCGGCTCAGGGTGTGCAGGCGGTGACGGTACTGCTTGCACCCGGCCCCCATGCAGGTACACTATCGGATGTGGCAAGCAAGCCAATTTTTATAGCAGGCGTAAGCGGCTGGCAGCAGGCCGCACAACAAATGGGGATTACTCAGGCGATGCTGATTGATGCAGCTGGCAAGGTTCATCTGACGCCTGCGATGCAGAAACGTTTGAGTTTTGAAGCAAATAAGGAATAGCTGATGATAGGTATACTCGTCGTCGCGCACGGTACGTTGGGTGAAAGCCTGATTCAATGTGCGACGCATGTATTAGGTAGTCGCCCGCCATTAGTGGCGGCACTGGATGTGTCTGCACAGACGCAGCTTTGCATGCTCGGTGAGGCAGAGCAATTGCTGGTGGAGCTGGATCAGGGGGATGGTGTGTTGCTGTTGTCCGATGTCTATGGGGCAACACCGTGCAATACCATGTGCCGTTTGCTGGTCCCGGGCAAGGTGGAAGGTATTGCCGGAGTCAATCTCCCAATGTTGATGCGTGCCATTACTTATCGTCAGGAACCCCTCGAGTCATTGGTGAAAAAAGCCGTGACCGGCGGGCAGGAAGGCATTTTATATATCTCACCGGAGTTTTGTGATGCTGCAACAGGACGTTGAAATTTGTAACAAATTGGGATTGCACGCGCGTGCGTCCGCCAAGCTGACACAAACTGCAGGGCAGTTTCAAAGTGAAATCTGGATCACACGCAATCAGCGTCGGGTGAATGCCAAAAGCATCATGGGGGTCATGATGCTGGCTGCAGCCAAAGGCACGGTGGTGCAACTGGAAACCAATGGTCTCGACGAGCAGCCGGCGATGACTGCGCTGCTGGCATTGATTAACGACAAGTTTGGGGAAGGCGAGTGAGTTTTACTCTGCATGGTATTGGTGTATCTGCCGGTATCGCCATTGGCGTAGCCCGGCTGGCTTCGCACAGCCGTATCGAAGTCGCGCATTATGTCCTGTCCCAGCAATATCTGGATAAGGAAATAGCGCGCTTTGAGGATGCAGTCACCACCGTGCGTCAGGAAATGGAAGTGCTGCGTACGCAGATTCCGGCAAATGCGCCTGCTGAACTGCCGGCTTTCCTCGACATGCATCTGATGATCCTGAATGATTCCATGCTGTCGGAAGTGCCGAAACAACTGATCCGTAGCCAGCAATGCAATGCTGAGTGGGCGTTGACCCAGCAGATGGAACAGCTGGTTGACCAGTTTGAAGCGATCGAAGATCCGTATCTGCGTGAACGCAAAACCGACGTAGTGCAAGTGGTCGAACGGGTGCTCAAGGTGTTATTAGGGCAGCCGGATAATTTGCCATCGGTAGAGAGTACGCTGGCCGACAGTATCCTGGTGGCACATGATCTGTCACCTGCCGACATGATCGGTTTCAAGCGCTCGCAGTTTGCGGCGTTTATTACCGATGCCGGTGGTGCGACGTCGCACTCTGCGATTCTGGCACGCAGCCTGAATATTTCTTCGGTAATGGCGCTGCATAACGCGCTTAACCTGATTCGTGATAATGAAATCATTATTGTCGATGGCGATCAGGGTGTGGTTATCGTCGATCCTGACGATGCCGAGCTGGAAGAGTATCAGCTGCGTAAAGAGCAGTGGGAAATCGAACATCAGAAACTCAAGCGCATTACCACCAGCCGTGCCGCCACACTGGATGGCGTGGATATCGAATTGCATGGCAACATCGAATTGCCGCAGGATATCGCCGCCGTAAAAGAATCCGGGGCGACCGGCATAGGCTTGTTCCGCAGTGAATTCCTGTTCATGAACCGTGTTGATCTGCCCACTGAAGATGAGCAGTTTGCAGCCTATCGTGAAGTGGCCGCCGCGATGAATGGCATGCCGGTCACCATCCGTACCCTGGACGTCGGTGCCGACAAGCCTTTAGGTGAGTTGACCGAACATACGCTCAATCCTGCCTTGGGCCGGCGCGCGATACGCCTGTGTTTGTCTGAGTTGCCGCTGTTCCATACCCAGCTCAGAGCCATCTTGCGCGCCTCGCATTATGGCAAAGTAAAAATTCTGATCCCGATGCTGTGCAATCTGGTCGAGTTGCGCCTGACGTATGCTGCGCTAGATCGTGCCAAGGCCAGTTTGACAGCTGAAAATATCCCGTTTGATACAGCGGTAGAAGTGGGCGGCATGATAGAGATTCCGGCTGCGGCGTTAATGGCGCAGGCTTTTGCCGAGCGTATGGATTTTCTCTCCATCGGCACCAACGATCTGATTCAGTACACGCTGGCCATCGACCGTGCCGATGACAGTGTTTCCTATTTGTATGATCCGATGCACCCCGCGGTGCTGCAATTGATCGCCATGACGCTGCGGGCCGGAGAAAAAGCCGGCAAGCCGGTGTCGGTGTGCGGTGAAATGGCCGGCGACCCCAAGCTGACACGTTTGCTGATCGGGCTGGGCTTGCGTCGCTTCTCCATGCAGCCAGCCAGCGTGCTCAGCGTAAAACAGCAGATATTAAAAACCCACAGTAGCGAAACCACGATACTGGTGCAAAAAATCCTCAAGGCCACGGATACCGACAAGCTGGAAAATCTGCTGGCACGGCTGAATCAGTAACGCATTACGGCTGCTCGTCTTCACCCAGACTATCAATAATCGGGCAGCCGCGTCCTCCGGTCGTTTGCGCACATGACGCAACCAGCTTCTGCAGCGTCTGCTGTATCGCTGCCAGATCAGCCATTTTATCAGCAACGATGGCAAGTTTTTTCTCGGCTAATTCTCTGGTTTCAGTGCAATGTTTGTCATCCGCCAGTCCGAGCAGTAACCTGATTTCGTCCAGCGAGAATCCCAGACGCTGGGCGCGCTTGATGAAGCGCACCCGTTTCAGACTGTCACCGGTATAGCGGCGGATAGTGCCGTAACTGCGTTCCGGAACCGGCAGCAGGCCGATGCGCTGATAGTAACGGATGGTTTCGACATTGACATTGCCGGCCTTCGCCAGCGCGCCGATCGTTAATTCATCTTTCATCATAAAATTCGCTTGTCTCCGTACCTGACTCCGTACTTAAGATTAGCATATCTTATCTTCATGGAGACCGTCGTGGGAATGAATTCAACGAAATCAGGGGCGTATTCACTGATTGCCGGTGGTATAGCGGCAATCCTGGCTTCAGCCTGCTGTCTGGGACCTCTGGTGCTAGTGCTGCTTGGATTTGGTGGTGCGTGGATGTCGAATCTGCAAGTGCTGGAACCCTTCCGCCCATTCACGTTAGGTATTGCCATTGTGTTTCTGGTATTGGCCTACCGCAAGCTATGGCAACCGGCAGCGACCTGTGAGACCGGCACGCTATGTGCCGTGCCGCGTACCCAGCGCATGTACAAAATCCTGTTCTGGCTGGTCGCAGCGCTCATCGTCATTTCCATCAGTTCCCCTTACCTTGCACCCCTTTTCTACTAGGAGCTATCATGAAAAAAATCATCTCGGTTGTTGCCACCTCTGTAATCGGCGTAATGTTCTTTTCCGCGTCAGCGCTGGCTGCTGTCAAAACCGTTACCTTGAGCGTGCCCGGCATGTATTGTGCAGTGTGTCCGATTACGGTAAAGAAGGCTTTGCAGAAAGTGCCGGGCGTTGCCAAGGTAGATGTGTCGCTGGAGAAAAAAGAAGCAGTGGTCAGCTATGACGACAGCAAGGCCACTGTTACCAACATGCAGGACGCGACATTCGAAGCGGGTTACCCGTCTGAAATCAAAGCGGATAAAGCCAAATGAATAGCTATGTGTTCGACGTGGCGGGCATGACCTGCGACCATTGTGCGACATCCATAGAGCGTAGCTTGCGCGAACTGGATGGGTTGGTGCAGGTCAAGGTTTCCTATGCCGAGGGTAAGGCGCGGGTCGAAACCCGGGATGAACTCAACGCCGCAACTGTTGCCGCCGTTATCGAAGCACAAGGTTATGGCGTGAAGCTGGCTAATACAGCAGAAGCGGCTACGGGCGGTTCTGCTTTGCGTATTGCCGTGATCGGCAGTGGCGGGGCCGCCTTTGCTGCAGCAATCAGAGCTGCTGAAGGCGGTGCGCAAGTGACGCTGGTTGAACGTGGCGTCACCGGCGGCACCTGCGTCAACGTTGGCTGTGTCCCTTCCAAAATCATGATCCGGGCTGCACACATTGCCCATCTGCGCGCCAGCAGTCCATTTGATGCCGGCATCGAAGCCTGTACGCCGCAGATTAATCGCAAGGTACTGCTCGCGCAACAGCAGGGGCGTGTGGAAGAACTGCGCCATGCCAAATATGAAGGCATATTGGACAGCAACCCCAATATCAGTCTGGTGCGGGGTTTTGCGCGCTTCAAGAATACAGAAACCCTGACGGTGGATTTGGACGCAGGCGGCAGTCGCGAGATTGCTTTTGACCGTGTGCTGATCGCTACCGGTGCTTCGGCGCGTATTCCCGAGGTGCCGGGTCTGGTCGAAACGCCGTTCTGGAGCTCGACGGAAGCGCTGGCGACAGATGAATTGCCGCAACATCTGCTGGTGTACGGTGGCTCGGTGATTGCGCTGGAACTGGCGCAGGCGTTCCTGCGGCTTGGCAGTCAGGTGACGCTGGTGGCGCGTTCCGGTTTGTTATCGCAGGAAGATGCCTTGATCGGGGAAACGCTGCTCACGTTGCTCGAAGCTGAAGGCATGCGTGTGCTCACCGAGCAGACTGTGAAAAGCGTCAAACATGCTCATGGGCAATTTACTCTGGACTTGGGGAGCGAGTCAGTCAGTGGCGACCGCTTGCTGGTAGCTGCGGGACGGGTGCCGAATACCGCCGGGATGGGGCTGGAACATATCGGCGTCAAGTTAAATGCGAGTGGCGCTATCGTTGTGGATGAGTGCTTGCGTTCCTCCGTGGCCACTATCTTCGCGGGTGGCGACTGCACCAGCAACCCTGCTTTCGTGTACGTGGCAGCCGCTGCTGGCACACGTGCTGCCGCCAATATGCTGGGTGGTCATGAAGTGCTGGATCTGTCCATCGTGCCGGCTGTGGTCTTTACGGATCCTCAGGTAGCCACCGTGGGCATGTCTGAGGCCGAAGCTCTGCATCAGGGTTTCGAGGTAGAAACGCGTATCCTTACGCTGGATAATGTGCCGCGGGCACTGGCCAATTTTGACACGCGAGGCTTCATCAAGCTGGTGGCGGACAAGGTCAGCGGACGTTTGCTCGGCGTGCAGGCGTTAGCGCCGGAAGCAGGTGAATTGATCCAGACGGCTGCGCTCGCCTTACGTGCGCAGATGACGGTGAAAGAGCTGGCGTCACAGTTTTTCCCTTATCTGACCATGGTCGAAGGCCTGAAGCTGTGTGCGCAAACCTTTAACAAGGATGTTAAGCAACTGTCGTGTTGTGCTGGATAAGTGTGCTGACCAATTGACGGATCATGCCTTCCTCATCGGCGGGGATGATCAGCACGGGTTTGCTGTCTACCGTGCTAATTTGCAGCGCGTTGCCTGAATTGGCATTGCTGTTGAGCTGAAAGCCCAGAAAACGCAACGGTTCACACACCTTGGTACGTACCAGCGGCGCGTGTTCACCGATGCCGGCGGTGAACACCAGTGCATCGATGCCGCCGGCTTTGGCAGCCAGTGCACCGATAGCGCCGCGTACCTGCTGGCAGAAATACTCCACCGCAAATTGCGCCGCGGCGCTGTCACTTGCCAGCAGTTGCGCCATGTCACTGCTTTCCCCTTCGGATAATGCAATCAGCCCCATGCGCTGATACACCAGATCGTTGAGTTCGGCGGGCGGATAGCGCTCCGCCAACGTCAGCATCACTCCGGGATCCAGGTCGCCACTGCGCGTGCCCATGGGGATGCCGCCGGCGGGTGTGTAACCCATGGTGGTGTCCACCGATTGCAGATTTTGCAGCAGACACAGACTTGCCCCGTTGCCCAGATGCGCCACCAC
Coding sequences within:
- the ptsP gene encoding phosphoenolpyruvate--protein phosphotransferase; translated protein: MSFTLHGIGVSAGIAIGVARLASHSRIEVAHYVLSQQYLDKEIARFEDAVTTVRQEMEVLRTQIPANAPAELPAFLDMHLMILNDSMLSEVPKQLIRSQQCNAEWALTQQMEQLVDQFEAIEDPYLRERKTDVVQVVERVLKVLLGQPDNLPSVESTLADSILVAHDLSPADMIGFKRSQFAAFITDAGGATSHSAILARSLNISSVMALHNALNLIRDNEIIIVDGDQGVVIVDPDDAELEEYQLRKEQWEIEHQKLKRITTSRAATLDGVDIELHGNIELPQDIAAVKESGATGIGLFRSEFLFMNRVDLPTEDEQFAAYREVAAAMNGMPVTIRTLDVGADKPLGELTEHTLNPALGRRAIRLCLSELPLFHTQLRAILRASHYGKVKILIPMLCNLVELRLTYAALDRAKASLTAENIPFDTAVEVGGMIEIPAAALMAQAFAERMDFLSIGTNDLIQYTLAIDRADDSVSYLYDPMHPAVLQLIAMTLRAGEKAGKPVSVCGEMAGDPKLTRLLIGLGLRRFSMQPASVLSVKQQILKTHSSETTILVQKILKATDTDKLENLLARLNQ
- the merR gene encoding Hg(II)-responsive transcriptional regulator; the encoded protein is MMKDELTIGALAKAGNVNVETIRYYQRIGLLPVPERSYGTIRRYTGDSLKRVRFIKRAQRLGFSLDEIRLLLGLADDKHCTETRELAEKKLAIVADKMADLAAIQQTLQKLVASCAQTTGGRGCPIIDSLGEDEQP
- the merT gene encoding mercuric ion transporter MerT, yielding MNSTKSGAYSLIAGGIAAILASACCLGPLVLVLLGFGGAWMSNLQVLEPFRPFTLGIAIVFLVLAYRKLWQPAATCETGTLCAVPRTQRMYKILFWLVAALIVISISSPYLAPLFY
- the merP gene encoding mercury resistance system periplasmic binding protein MerP; translated protein: MKKIISVVATSVIGVMFFSASALAAVKTVTLSVPGMYCAVCPITVKKALQKVPGVAKVDVSLEKKEAVVSYDDSKATVTNMQDATFEAGYPSEIKADKAK
- the merA gene encoding mercury(II) reductase; amino-acid sequence: MNSYVFDVAGMTCDHCATSIERSLRELDGLVQVKVSYAEGKARVETRDELNAATVAAVIEAQGYGVKLANTAEAATGGSALRIAVIGSGGAAFAAAIRAAEGGAQVTLVERGVTGGTCVNVGCVPSKIMIRAAHIAHLRASSPFDAGIEACTPQINRKVLLAQQQGRVEELRHAKYEGILDSNPNISLVRGFARFKNTETLTVDLDAGGSREIAFDRVLIATGASARIPEVPGLVETPFWSSTEALATDELPQHLLVYGGSVIALELAQAFLRLGSQVTLVARSGLLSQEDALIGETLLTLLEAEGMRVLTEQTVKSVKHAHGQFTLDLGSESVSGDRLLVAAGRVPNTAGMGLEHIGVKLNASGAIVVDECLRSSVATIFAGGDCTSNPAFVYVAAAAGTRAAANMLGGHEVLDLSIVPAVVFTDPQVATVGMSEAEALHQGFEVETRILTLDNVPRALANFDTRGFIKLVADKVSGRLLGVQALAPEAGELIQTAALALRAQMTVKELASQFFPYLTMVEGLKLCAQTFNKDVKQLSCCAG
- a CDS encoding acetate/propionate family kinase; translated protein: MTTTAPILTINSGSSSLKASLFRADGTRQDFRYEHIGQGFPHDHRYAFDALLRDMGSDQPVAVGHRLVHGGEVTTPARLIDDAERARLQQLVALAPLHLPGNLLGVDLCRAHFAVPQIACFDTAFHATLPPLAQRLPIASELGLRRYGFHGINYAHIAQRLPALLGDAASGNIVVAHLGNGASLCLLQNLQSVDTTMGYTPAGGIPMGTRSGDLDPGVMLTLAERYPPAELNDLVYQRMGLIALSEGESSDMAQLLASDSAAAQFAVEYFCQQVRGAIGALAAKAGGIDALVFTAGIGEHAPLVRTKVCEPLRFLGFQLNSNANSGNALQISTVDSKPVLIIPADEEGMIRQLVSTLIQHNTTVA